The stretch of DNA ATCAGTATTGCTGTGAAGTCGGAACACACTTCTTTAGCGGAGCTTCTGGCCCAAGAAATCGCAAAACTCTTGATGACGGCCACGTCGTAGTGGGTATTCCCACTCAAGCAAGACTTTGGTTGTTCCCTCTGATGGTGGCGGTGCTTATCTTTCTTGTTATTGGTGaagttgaaaagaaaaatggatgGAGGCATGTTGgcatgattttttttgtttcttgatATTACCCCGCTTGTGATACTCGAGGTATTTGGTTTCAACTCCTCGTTCGCACACACCCTTTATTTTGCGATGGGAGTAACTGCTGTGTTTCTATCTTGGCTCattcttttgtgtgtttctcctttttctgaCGGATGGCCGCTGTAGTCATCTCATTACATCTTTTAACAAGTTTTTCATTATGTGTGGTGCTTGATTTGCTGATGCGTAAATTGTGAGTATTTTTTCTCGCATCGTTCCTTTTGGGTCTCACAAATAACGGCAAAAATCGATTGCACACGCAACAACAGCCGGTGTCTGATCCATTATTTGAGTTTCGAACCTCATCCGGCACCGGGCGTAACACTTAACGCTTTTTTGGTTGGTTGTTTGGTTGGTTCTGAGCGTGTCTGCGGAAGCGGAGGCGGGATGGTGAAATATAAACCTCAAGTTCCCATGTGTGATACTGCTTCTTCCACTTACTCCccgtttatatttgttttaaTTTACCTTACTTTACCTTATgaattcatttcttttttctttttttcctttgtttctttttttttttaaagcttcATAGTGCTCTGAGGTGTGTACAGGAAGAAGACCCGTGAGGTTCTTCACACAATACGCCGAAAGTAATccttattaatttttttgttttgccattGCACTGTAGTTGCAACGGTGCTGAAAAGGCAGTAGGAGAGGAGCTATTCGGTGGTTTAGCCACTTTGATTCTTCTACCATTTCCTTATACGGATTTTGCCCAGTGAAGAGGCgcgaaaacaaagggggaaaaaaagacaacaagtAAAACGATTAGGAACGAAACGGTCCGTCAGgacgaaaggagaaaaggaaataaaagtgagaaagaaaTAGGGAAACAATTCAAGGAGAGTGTACGAAAGGAAACTCGCGGAAGAGTTTGTCACCATTATATCTATTTTtatacaaaacaaacgaagaaaGGGTGAAAATTCACCTGAAACGAAGGAAAACTGCAATTACAGGACAAGAAGAACTGTCCAGAAgtagagagaaaggaaaggaaaaggggaagtatcatatatatatcatttcacagcttctcttcttttccgtgAACCAACGGAAGTGAACGTttggggaaagcaaaaaaaaaaaagaagggagtgtAAGGGATCCCccttcaaagaaaaaaaaaggaaaaaagaaaagggatccAAAGTGTAGTGTTCACACATTTGTAATGCAGTCGTCAAGTTTTGCTGGAACGGGGGTGTTTCCGCCCCCGCCAGCTTTCTTGCGAGGCAACAACTCCATTAGGACAGGAAAGCGAGTGGGGCGccgtcatcatcatttcaCTGATGAAAACGTTGTGGACCTTCGTAGTATTGAAACTGGAGTGGAATGCAGCACTCGTATGGGACACAGTCGCAGTAACACAGCAGCTGAAGATCCTCCATTGCGTGCGCGCCGTCGTATCCCACATGGCAGTAACCCACCAACAAAGATATTagactttcttttcttgggTGGCGTTAGTGATGCAACAAATCCTGAGTTCCTCCGACGTGAAAATATCGTGACCATTCTGAACGTCTCACGAGAAGAATATTGGTCTGTGGACAAGGGAATTACGAtacatccttttcctctaGAGGACAACGCGGAGGAAAACATCCGGAAGTTCTTCTCACACACCTACAGGCTGCTGGAGGCTGCGCGCAGTGCGTATTACAGCTCAAAAAGGCAATGCGAGCGGTCAACCTCAACAAATGACGCCGCCACCAATTCAAATCTCGATTACCACAACGGTAACGAGAACGGTAGCGGCTGTAGTGCAGGGACTAATGTTGTTAATGGTTACTGTGAGGGCAGTAACGGTGGTACTAGTAGTAATATTAACAACTCCATGAATGAAGCAACTGACAATTGTGCGATTAGTGCTTCTCCTGCCCGGCCGCCTTGTGTGCTCGTGCATTGCCGGTACGGCATCAGCCGCTCCGTAACGATTGTGCTTGCTTATCTCATGCGTCGTAACGGATGGTCCCTTAACGATGCTCTGCAATACGTCATGTGCCGACGACCGCATGTGGAACCCAACGTTGGTTTCATGAATGTTTTGCTTTCGTTTCAGCGGGATATGGATCCACAGAAACGAGACATCCAACGAAACTTGCTTCCTATTGTAGTTCGGAACCTTCCCCCTAATACATCGTCGTCTGCCGTGCATAAATTCTTTGAAGACCGCGTTGGTTGTGTCCATAAAGTGGCCACTTTTCCATCTCGTGTTGCCGCAGGAAATTCGACTCGAGAAAATACTGATGGTAACAGCAAGGATATTAGTGATGAGAGCAGCACCAGTGATTGTAATGATGAAATCAGTTCAGGTGCGATGTGGCTTGTGGTGTTTGCAACGCCGGACTCCGTACATTTGGCCCATCGTTTATATCATAAGCAACCGGATTTCTTTGCGCCACTCGGTGTTAGTGAAGGGCGCCGCGTGAAATTAACAGCTCTGAGCAAACTTCATCGATCCCCACGTCCCATCACTGGAGGGGAGTCGTTGGCTAATGAATCCTgaattggaaaaaaaagaaaaaactcgatacgaaacgaaaagagaaaggagggaggggaaaaaaaaaagaatatcacAAGGAAAGCGCTAACGGTGGAGTGGACGGTGATCACTGAATTTATAACATGATGCAAGCGGTGTATCACCCGCAAGCGGCAAAATTGACTGTGCGCTGAGaaaatctttccttttctttttctttttcttttttcgtatttatttctgttgtACTTCAACTCTAAGGGATATGGGggttatgtgtgtgtatgtgtctaTGCGTGTGCGCGCGAAAATAGGGAAAAACTATAAAGGAGCAAATAGCATATGATCcacagaaaagaggaaacgcGGGTTCAAAAGCGAGGAGAAGCGTGTGGGCAAGCAACCatttgaaagaaacaaagtacgacaagaaaaaataaaaatagaaacaaaataaaatggcCAAAtaagggggaggagggaaatcaGGGgaaattaaattttatttatccCATGAAAAATTTGCGTGTCTATGAGACCGAAGTACATgcaagttgttgttgctgttgctctttttttttcttttttttgaaaacatGAGTGAATTATGAATGGAGAAAAGTAGGCGCAAGATGCGTGTGGCTGATTCGTGCCGACGTTTGTATTTTGTGTATCTTTACACCCGTTTCATATTTTAATGTTTGAAAATTAATTCTGTTTTCAGTTGATGAGGTGTCGTCTGTGTGGGCGTATATACCTTTCTCttatctgtttttcttttttttttttgagaacaaaatgaaatggaaagatgaaacgaaaaaaaaagaattttacAAACGGacgacaaaacaaacaacagaacAACAATGGCAGCTGTtcacaaacgcaaaaaaacaCGATAAATAAACGGATGtttaagtgtgtgtgtgtgtgtgagagagagaggtggGGAAATGGAGAAAGTTAACGTGAGACGTAAAAATGTAAATGGGGTGATGTCGAAGGGGATTATGAACGCCTCCATGCGTggctttattattattattatttatttacttatttattttagttGTAATGACTGAGGGAATGGAGATAAATTTCACACCAGAGGATGATGGGAAtatgaaggaaaataaataaataaatgaaaatataaagggggaaatgtgCAGCGGAATGGTTAATTTGGATGGAAGAAATCGTAAAAtgataaagagaaagagagagagagaaaagaaaacttgattaaaataaataaatggagcgaaacaaataaatgatgTGCAATTCGAAATCCTCTACCTTCTCATTGTGTGAATTCCTTTTTCTCAACCATCTTCTTATTCACGTTtctaccccctttttttttcattgttttgttttttcgtttgttcctgttccttttttgccttttttttgttttctgctttcttgTATAAATGTCCGAAAGGCGGACAGGTGAGGGATGagtaatgaaaacaaaaggtaaacaaaacaactttATCATCATTACAATGTCATaaacaccaaaaataaaataaaataaaaaaacacgcacaaacacaaatattcA from Trypanosoma brucei brucei TREU927 chromosome 5, complete sequence encodes:
- a CDS encoding dual-specificity protein phosphatase, putative (similar to Dual specificity protein phosphatase 10 (EC 3.1.3.48) (EC 3.1.3.16)(Mitogen-activated protein kinase phosphatase 5) (MAP kinasephosphatase 5) (MKP-5). (Swiss-Prot:Q9Y6W6) [Homo sapiens;]) — encoded protein: MQSSSFAGTGVFPPPPAFLRGNNSIRTGKRVGRRHHHFTDENVVDLRSIETGVECSTRMGHSRSNTAAEDPPLRARRRIPHGSNPPTKILDFLFLGGVSDATNPEFLRRENIVTILNVSREEYWSVDKGITIHPFPLEDNAEENIRKFFSHTYRLLEAARSAYYSSKRQCERSTSTNDAATNSNLDYHNGNENGSGCSAGTNVVNGYCEGSNGGTSSNINNSMNEATDNCAISASPARPPCVLVHCRYGISRSVTIVLAYLMRRNGWSLNDALQYVMCRRPHVEPNVGFMNVLLSFQRDMDPQKRDIQRNLLPIVVRNLPPNTSSSAVHKFFEDRVGCVHKVATFPSRVAAGNSTRENTDGNSKDISDESSTSDCNDEISSGAMWLVVFATPDSVHLAHRLYHKQPDFFAPLGVSEGRRVKLTALSKLHRSPRPITGGESLANES